GGTTGTGGCTGGGGGCAGAATTTTCCCTACTGAGGGTCTTGGTGAGGTCTGCTGGAGGCACACTGGGGACACAGGTGGCTGCCGCTTCCCACCTCCCTCCTACAAACAGTACTCGGCTCTGTCTCCCTCTGCTCGCCTTGTCACCATGGAGCTGTGGCATTCACGCATCCAGACGCCCTGCTCCTGTCGGCTGCCCCAGCAGGTGCTCTGTTTTTTCGTCAGGTTGGGCAGCTGGTCTCACGCCCTGGTTGGTGGGCAGGTGAGTGAGGACACAGGTTACAAAGGGGAAGGTGTcagagccgggcacggtggctcacgcctgtaatcccagcactttgggaggccaaggcgggtggatcacgaggtcaaaagatcgagaccatcctggtcaacatggtgaaacccgtctctactaaaaatacaaaaaattagctgggcatggtggtgcgcgcctgtagtcccagctactcgggaggctgaggcaggagaattgcctgaccccaggaggcggaggttgcggtgagccgagattgcaccagtgcactccagcctgggtaacaagagcgaaactccatctcaaaaaaaagaaaaaagaaaggggaaggtgCTAGGTCACTCCTCCCTCTCTGGGCTGACCTGAGGCAGTGGAGGCGTTTTCACGCTGGAATGTTCTGTCCCGTAGAGGACATGCCTTCCTGTCACTTACAGGAGTGCTGCAGGTCCCTCCTGCAGGGTAGTTAACActgtggaggctgcaggggcAGAAGGAGAATCGGGGTGGGGGGCGGTGGTCAGGAGGTGGGAGGCACACTCTATCTCTGTGCTCCTCACCGGCCCTGCCACCCTGTCTGCTAAGGACATGGGGAAGGGGTCCCCACCTCAGTGAgtgccctgcctccctgccctgTGCCTTTGTGTACCTGACAGTCACAGCCACCCAGTCTGTCCCAGAGATGAACCAGCTGACCTCATCTCCTGCCCGGCCCTACCTCCGTTGGCTTTGGCTCTTGTCTCTGTGCTGCCTGACCCTTTCTCCTGTCTGGAGCCATCGAGCTGCGCCCACAGCAGGCTGCCTTTGGCATCTCATGGGGTGAACGAGGGCACTGTGAGGCATTCCCTCCCTGGGTTTGGCTCCTGCCCACAGGACCAACAGTAGAAATCACGGGCTGTCAGACAGCTGGAGCCCAGCTCTGCTTGAACCTATTTTAGGTCTCTGAGCCCCTCTTCCTCTCTAGACTCTTCCCTAGAGCTCAGCCAGTGCTCAACCTGAGGCTGGGGGTCTCCGAGGAAGAGTGAGTCAGGGTTGGGGGGTCTGGGGCTGCCCCCTGGGGAAGCGGCCAGAGGCAGTGTTGAGAGCCGGGCGGTCTCTGATTGTGGCTCACCCTCCATCACTCCTAGGGGCTCCTGGCCCAGCAGCCACAGCTCCCAACCACAACATCCGTTGGGGCTTGGCCTACGGAGCTAGGGCGGATGACCCCCAAATAGCCCTGGCAGATTCCCCCTAGACCCACCCGAACCATGGTCAGGCGTGCCCCTCCTCATCTCCAGGGCATGGCCCAGAGGGTATAAACAGTGCTGGAGGGTGCCGGGGGCAGGCCAGCCGAGCCCTGAGCAGCAGCTGCCGAGCCGCCATGAGAGCCCTCACACTGCTCCCCGTGCTGGCCCTGGCCGCACTTTGCATCGCTGGCCAGGCAGGTGAGTGTCCCCACCTCCCCTCAGGCCGCACTGCAGTGGCCCACCTCTTCTCACCCCATGGGCTGGCAGTCCCTGTTGCAGGCTCAAGCCATTTGTCCTAGCTGTGCCCTtgcagagggagaggagggaagaacaCGCTGCCTGAGATGCAGGGGAAGGAGGACGAGGGCCCTAGGGGCAAGCGGGGTTCAGAGGACCATGCTCCCTTCCTTTGCAGGTGCGAAGCCCAGCAATGCAGAGTCCAGCAAAGGTGCAGGTATGAGGTTGGGCCCGGCAGGGGCTCCTGAACCCTCCCCTCTCACCCTGGTCCCTCAGTCTCATTCCCCCACTCCTGTCAGGCTGTCAGGAAGGCCACCCTGCTCCCTACCTTGTCCCCCAAACCCAGAGCCACCTGATGCTTGCCCCTTTGCCCCACAGCCTTTGTGTCCAAGCAGGAGGGCAGCGAGGTGGTGAAGAGACCCAGGCGCTACCTGTATCAATGGCTGGGGTGAGAGAAAAGGCGGTGCTGGGCCATGGGGGAGCTATAGCAGCGGGTGGCCTCTGGGCCGCGGTGGGGGTACAGGCAGCCTGCCCTGGTGGGGACCCTGGAGCCCCATGTATAGTGAGAGGAGGGATGGGCATTTTGCACGGGGGCTGATGCCACCATGTTGGGTGTCTCAGAGTCCCACCCCCTTACCCGGAtcccctggagcccaggagggaggtgtGTGAGCTCAACCCGGACTGTGATGAGCTGGCTGACCACATCGGCTTCCAGGAGGCCTATCGGCGCTTCTACGGCCCGGTCTAGGGTGTCGCCCTGCTGGCCCGGCCGGTGACCCCAGCTCTGCTCCTCTCCAGgcccccttcttcccctcccccttgcCCTGACCCCCTGGCCCTGGGGATGTGGGGTCCCCATCATCCCAGCTGCTCCCAAATAAACTCCAGAAGAGGAATCTGAGGGCCTGTGAATCTGTCCAGTTTATGGAGTGTGGGAGGGAGGTGTCAGGAGGATGGGGCTGAGGAGGTTTTACCTTCTTCAGTTCTAGAAAGTGCtttccaaagttttattttttaatttgtacctGCCTTGTTCCAGAAGTCATTGACGGTGGCTTCCTAGGATGCCTAGGAAGTCTAACTAGAGATCCCCCTCTAGCCTAgcaccctcctccccacacctCAGTCCACTGAACCATCCATGATGCACCCAGATAGGCCCACCCCCAAAAGCCTGGTCACCTTGAGTACACAGTTGTGTCCAGGACAGACTCATCTCCACAGGCAAATAGCTGCTGGCAAACTGGCATTACCTGGCTTGCAGGCATGGAGGCCAAGTGTGTTCCCTCCTGGCCTGGTTAGCAAGAAGCATTCAGGGTAGCCGGAGGTTAGTCATGTTAGTTCTTCCCTGTGCTGAGCAGAGACTTCCAGGAGCACCAGAAACAGAGCCAGACAAAAGGGCCCAAACACTCCCAACCTCTCACAGAGTAGGGAGGCATCTTCAGCCTGGACACGAACCCGCCTCCCCTCTCAGACCCTCAGCACTTCCCTCAGTCCCATCAAGAGCCCCTCATGGTCCCTCACACTGCCGGTCCCCACAGATattcctcctctcctctgcccTCTGTCCTCTGCCCTCTGTCCTCAGCCACTGTTGGTTCCAGGCTGAGATGCGTCCCTACCTGATGAGACCTGGGTCTGGGCTCCTCCCCAGAACTGGGGCCTGGCCTCTGCCCCCTCCAGGGCCTCACTGTTGTTTGGCCTGGGTACCCCCCTCCAGTGGGCCACCCTGCAACAGAGGGCATGTACTAGGGGCCCGAAGCAGGGTGACTGTGAATGCAGCAATGATGAGTACGTTCCCGGCTACCaccaagaccagtgtggccactGTGCCCGCCAGGCCCAGGGTGGCTTCCTGTGTGGCCAGCCAGGCTCTGCGAGATCCCATATCAGCCAGCACTGCCTCCAGCTGGAAGTGGGTACCCAGCACTGCACAGATGTGGAATAGCTGGTGGCTGTGGCCTGTGGAGATGATGGGCAGGTCAGAGCCACACCTTTCCCAGGGCAGGTCACCCTGTCCACTGGGCCTGCTCCTCCCCTATAAATTCCCAGAGGGACTGACAGGAGTGAAAGGGCATTTGTGCGTGCGGCCCCCAGCACACAAGCTATTAGTTTGCTACCTGAGAAGTGGCAGGTGGAGGACCCTGAGGACTCTTCCAGTGATGCTCACTTGTTATGGGAAGACAGGGAAGTCCCTCTCCTGTAATTTGCCTCCATGCTGGGGTTGTGATACCCATTTACCCAGTTCATTCTGTGCCCTGGGAAGCCATCAGCCCCTGCCCTTTCCTGGGCTGGGCCAGGCATTGCTCTTACCAATGTAGTCAAAGCGTCCTGGTGCCAGCCTTTCGGGCAGGTGGGAGGCGAAGAGGAAGCCAGTAAGCAGTGCGCAGAAGAGGTGGTAGCCATGGCTGGTGCTCAGGGCCTCCTGCCCACAGCTGTGGCCCCTGCCCCAGCACAGCCCAAGCTGGCAGAGGAAAAGCAAGGCTGGTGGGGAGGGCTCCGGAGCAGAAATATGGGTGTGTGTCGGGGTCTGGTGAGGATGCAGCGCAGGTGGGCACAGCTGGGCGGGTGGCTGGGCCTGAAGAGAGGTGGCTGGGCTGAGGCAGGGACTGAGGGGGCAGGGCTGGAAATGGGCACCTTGAGGGTCAGGACAGGAAAGCAGGAGTCTGGGCAGGGGCCCCAGGCCTCCTTACCCGATAGAAGAGAGGTAGGTTGTCGAACAGGAAGGGATAGGTGAAGGCTGCTGTGCGGAGGACCTTACTGAGCCCAGGGCTTTCCAGCTCCAGgaaactgggaggtgggaggaaaagGCTGGTCACCATCCCTGTGCTCAGAGTAGGGGTCAGAGAAAGGCAAGGGCTCCTTGGGCCAAGTTGGAATATCAGCGCAGCCTGCGGCTAAGAAAACCCTTAGGGCACACGACTTGCGGTGTAAAGGACCACATCTGTCTGTGGGGATAAAGACACCTTTTATGGAGGCTTGAGATTTGAAGGAGACAGCATGGGTATGAGCATATAGGGTCTGACAGGAAGTCCTCAGTACAGGGTCCTGATGTCACCCATGCTGTTCAAGAGCAGTGTGGTATGTCCTCTCCTGTGCCTCCGCCTTCCCCGTCCCCACTGGAGGGGCCTGGGAACCCACCGGGAGTAGCAGGAGAGGCCGGTGCACAGGAAGGAGTTGAGTGCGGCGGAGGGTACAAAGAACTGGTGCAGGGGTCCGTGCAACCAGGAGGCCGGCATGGAGTAGGCGGCGTAGGGGAAGGCGCAGCCTGCGGTGAGGTGGGGGCGTGCAGCTGAGGCCCGAGGGGCGCGCCCCTCCCTCCAGCGTCCCAACCCTCGCCCcgcgccgccccgccccgccccgccccgggaTGCCCAGACCCCGCGCTCCTGCGCCTGCCCGACTTACCCAGGCTGTAGAGGCTGAGCGCACCGTAGTCCAGGAAGTAGCAGATGTGGCGCGCGCGGGGCGACATGGAGCTGAAGGTGTGCGCGCAGCACGACGCGAAGGGGTAGAGGCAGGCGGGCAGCAGGAAGACCAGCAGCGGCCAGTGGTACGGCTCCGCGCGGAAGCCAGGGCCGCCCGCCAGCGCCAGGAGCCGCCACAGGAAGTACCTGCGGCGGGCGCGTGCTCAGGCCGCCGCGGACCCCCGCGACTGCCGCTGCAGCCCGTGGGTCTGGACAGTCCCTGCCCGCCTGGGTACCCCCTTTGAGCTGAAGGTCGCGGACTGGGGCAGAGCCTCCCCTCACCAAGTGGGCAGGAAGTGAGTCCAGATGTTGACCGTCTCGTTGGTCATCTGGAAGGAGCTGAGGACACAGTCCAAAGCCGAGCTGGTGGGGCGGCGGTAGCCAGACATGATGCCATCTTCCCAGAACACCTGGGGTAGTGGTGGGAAAGGAGAGGAGTCACTGTGCCCGGACCCTCTCCCTTCATTTGAGATCTCTGGAAGCAGGGTCAAAGCAGATGGGCTGGAGATCAACCTGGCCCCCAAGCCAAACTAAATCTGATCCGCTCTTACCACAGGTTCCAGTGCCCACAAATCAGATGGGAAACCGAAGAGGCCGAttggggcggggtggggtggggtgggggtacaGCACACCGACAGGGCGCTCTGGGGGAGGGGACTCAGGATGGAGGGCCACAGCTTGTTCCTCAGAGAACAGAGGAAGAGTCTCACATTGGAATGGGAGGGTAAGAGTTTGCCTGCAGGAGGGGCTGCCCCAGTAGCTAAAAGAGAAGCATCTCTGCCCCTAGTCAGTCCTCTAGGAGTGGGGGTTGGTGGGTCAGTGGGTGGAGCCCCTCACCCTGGGGACCTGGTGGACTCGAAGAAGTTGGGGCAGCTTgagactgagcatggtggcctgGCACCTCCACGTTGACCTGGAGACAGAGTCGGGGTAGGGGATCAGATATTTGCCCCCATCCACAGGCCCTTTCACCTGGGTTCAGCCCCAGGATGGGCTGCGTGTGTGGGAGGCACTTGGCACCCTCCCCTCCTGGAAATGCTTCCTTCAGCCCGGGGAGGCTGGTCTAGCTTCCCCAGCCGTCGCACCTCTTAACTCCATCCCCTGCCCCTGTGCTCCTTGGGGTATTCAGTCCCCACACTGAGGGGCTAGGCCTCAGCCCAGCATGGAGTGGTGGGTCCTCCCAGCTGGGAGGCTGCCTCAAATAGTGATCCAGCCCCCCAGGCCCCAGTTTTTATCTCGGGGAGAATCCTGATTTGAGGCCAGCACAGAGACAGCCCGAGTACTACACCCCACCCCACCAGAATGCACTTCAGCCCACAGCACCGGGCTGAGCAGAGATTCTAAGCTTGGCACTCAGAATCCCTGGAGAAGCCAGGGACTACACTTGGGCCTCGGCAGTGTTTTGGGGTCCCTGCCTCTTCTGAGCCCCCTATCCCTGAGCCCCAGACCTGTGCGCTGCCTCCGGGCGGCGTGGCTCTGCTGCCCCACCCGCCTCTCCTGGCACATTCCTTGGCACAA
The DNA window shown above is from Callithrix jacchus isolate 240 chromosome 18, calJac240_pri, whole genome shotgun sequence and carries:
- the PAQR6 gene encoding membrane progestin receptor delta isoform X1, coding for MLSLKLPQLLRVHQVPRVFWEDGIMSGYRRPTSSALDCVLSSFQMTNETVNIWTHFLPTWYFLWRLLALAGGPGFRAEPYHWPLLVFLLPACLYPFASCCAHTFSSMSPRARHICYFLDYGALSLYSLGCAFPYAAYSMPASWLHGPLHQFFVPSAALNSFLCTGLSCYSRFLELESPGLSKVLRTAAFTYPFLFDNLPLFYRAQPPAQLCPPALHPHQTPTHTHISAPEPSPPALLFLCQLGLCWGRGHSCGQEALSTSHGYHLFCALLTGFLFASHLPERLAPGRFDYIGHSHQLFHICAVLGTHFQLEAVLADMGSRRAWLATQEATLGLAGTVATLVLVVAGNVLIIAAFTVTLLRAPSTCPLLQGGPLEGGTQAKQQ
- the PAQR6 gene encoding membrane progestin receptor delta isoform X3, whose product is MSGYRRPTSSALDCVLSSFQMTNETVNIWTHFLPTWYFLWRLLALAGGPGFRAEPYHWPLLVFLLPACLYPFASCCAHTFSSMSPRARHICYFLDYGALSLYSLGCAFPYAAYSMPASWLHGPLHQFFVPSAALNSFLCTGLSCYSRFLELESPGLSKVLRTAAFTYPFLFDNLPLFYRLGLCWGRGHSCGQEALSTSHGYHLFCALLTGFLFASHLPERLAPGRFDYIGHSHQLFHICAVLGTHFQLEAVLADMGSRRAWLATQEATLGLAGTVATLVLVVAGNVLIIAAFTVTLLRAPSTCPLLQGGPLEGGTQAKQQ
- the BGLAP gene encoding osteocalcin, which codes for MRALTLLPVLALAALCIAGQAGAKPSNAESSKGAAFVSKQEGSEVVKRPRRYLYQWLGVPPPYPDPLEPRREVCELNPDCDELADHIGFQEAYRRFYGPV
- the PAQR6 gene encoding membrane progestin receptor delta isoform X2 gives rise to the protein MLSLKLPQLLRVHQVPRVFWEDGIMSGYRRPTSSALDCVLSSFQMTNETVNIWTHFLPTWYFLWRLLALAGGPGFRAEPYHWPLLVFLLPACLYPFASCCAHTFSSMSPRARHICYFLDYGALSLYSLGCAFPYAAYSMPASWLHGPLHQFFVPSAALNSFLCTGLSCYSRFLELESPGLSKVLRTAAFTYPFLFDNLPLFYRLGLCWGRGHSCGQEALSTSHGYHLFCALLTGFLFASHLPERLAPGRFDYIGHSHQLFHICAVLGTHFQLEAVLADMGSRRAWLATQEATLGLAGTVATLVLVVAGNVLIIAAFTVTLLRAPSTCPLLQGGPLEGGTQAKQQ